A genomic region of Candidatus Eisenbacteria bacterium contains the following coding sequences:
- a CDS encoding pyridoxal-phosphate dependent enzyme: AGTVGLEIVEDAEAIDTVVVPVGGGGLMGGVTSAVKGLRPGVRLVAVELEEGPGLTKALAAGKPIPVSRPANTLADGMTPPFVGALPLDIAREAVDEIVTVTEDEIIQAMQLLITRAKLYVEGSGAAATAALLTGKVAPRHNRPVVAVVSGGNIDPERLSAVFAPDE; the protein is encoded by the coding sequence GCGGGTACGGTCGGCCTCGAGATCGTCGAAGACGCGGAGGCGATCGACACGGTGGTGGTTCCGGTCGGGGGTGGAGGCTTGATGGGCGGCGTCACCTCGGCGGTGAAGGGACTGCGACCGGGCGTGCGCCTGGTCGCGGTGGAGCTCGAGGAGGGTCCGGGTCTCACGAAGGCGCTGGCGGCGGGCAAGCCGATCCCGGTGTCGCGGCCGGCCAACACGCTGGCCGATGGAATGACGCCGCCGTTCGTCGGCGCGCTGCCGCTCGATATCGCCCGTGAAGCGGTGGACGAGATCGTCACCGTGACGGAAGACGAAATCATCCAGGCGATGCAGTTGCTGATCACCCGAGCCAAGCTCTACGTCGAAGGCTCGGGAGCCGCGGCCACCGCGGCGCTGTTGACCGGGAAAGTCGCTCCCCGACACAACCGGCCGGTCGTAGCGGTCGTTTCCGGAGGCAACATCGACCCGGAACGACTGTCGGCAGTATTCGCGCCGGATGAATGA